The following are encoded together in the Fusarium keratoplasticum isolate Fu6.1 chromosome 1, whole genome shotgun sequence genome:
- a CDS encoding Importin N-terminal domain-containing protein — MSFAIEVPGDANPLTLQSLYQTLQSATSTDYAQRQTAGQQLTSWELQPGYYSSLQAVYLDKSLAAEVRFLAVIQLKNGIDRYWRLYNQVKNSIKPDEKNLIRSRLFQGTIDEEHSNLALHNALVIAKVVRIDYPTEWPDAMGSITELLRSSRNGNQKHLHGTLQILLRVVKELGTARMRKSQTALQSVTPEITHVLTEIYAEKSTAWVGFLNGGAGTSDEADLAMLNSLFALKVLRRLVIMGYERPHGDKTVSDFWTLSQNQFGQLLNFVSHDSTVPAGYQDVVGKHLLQFTKLHIDMAEQHAASFAFLPDSLSLVHAYWDLVAKFAEVFDQSGGIRQGPAEAGTAKSKVEGPVLERLALKGLLLLRACVRIAFQHVQTFKWRSQETKAEQEQASLLVKTELLKPDLVVQIVNSIITHLLIFRKSDLEGWEEDPEEWEQQEQSEGNAYEWEVRPCAEKLFLDLLTHYKELLVPPLLSYFQSAQNPQADIATKEAVYTAMGLAAAHVHHVFDFDAVLASTIVNDAQQQGPLCKVLRRRIAILVSQWAPVKLDDASRPIVYQIYRHFLNPDDEINDLVVRITAARQLRWIADELDFCVEAFLPYTSDVLSQLINLVQSVDVDETKLAILESIRILVTRMEEQVSQFGDQLMSALPTVWENSGAEEYMIKQAVTSIFAALVMSMGPSSQRYQHFMVPLLSEAARRGSDLHLHLIDESLELWNNILMQSNAPLAPEVVNLAELALPLLDYDSETASLALSVVESYILLSPASMLEDRLRRPTLSALSGVLDSRSREQVRLGTICVENLIRAAVELGGSTGVSYILQDMVEIGFMKKLLENLHNAWEAHQTTGPNRKVSKLSTVTENDYFAILGRLALAEPTLFTQMLTNMGSLDQVWGWLTSEWFSHLSSMDNIERQKLYLLGLTRLLELPSPMQELVLGKLQDYFDMWINVISELQDGVANGTDTLIWGALEPSEYDTPKIIAERNTTAKDPVHTVHAFEFVKMRLQDLVNRVGGEAAFQEQWAVNVDKDVMDKFQAMARAVQQ, encoded by the exons ATGAGCTTCGCTATCGAGGTTCCCGGCGATGCGAACCCGCTGACCCTGCAGTCGCTCTACCAGACACTGCAGTCCGCCACTTCGACCGACTACGCGCAGCGCCAGACGGCGGGCCAACAGCTTACATCATGGGAGCTTCAACCAGGCTACTACTCCTCGTTGCAG GCCGTCTACCTCGACAAGTCTCTCGCCGCCGAAGTTCGCTTCCTCGCAGTAATCCAGCTTAAAAATGGCATCGATCGATATTGGCGGCTATATAACCAAGTCAAGAACAGCATCAAGCCAGACGAGAAGAACCTGATACGCTCGCGGTTGTTTCAGGGCACCATCGACGAGGAGCACTCAAACCTCGCCCTCCACAATGCCCTAGTAATCGCCAAAGTGGTTAGGATCGACTATCCGACCGAATGGCCAGATGCTATGGGAAGTATCACTGAGCTGCTCCGCTCGTCTCGGAATGGCAACCAGAAGCACCTCCACGGCACACTACAGATCCTCCTTCGTGTGGTCAAAGAGCTGGGAACTGCTAGGATGCGAAAGAGTCAGACTGCTCTCCAGTCTGTCACGCCTGAAATCACCCATGTCCTCACAGAAATTTATGCCGAAAAGTCCACAGCGTGGGTGGGCTTTCTCAACGGTGGAGCAGGAACGAGTGATGAAGCAGACCTTGCCATGCTCAACAGCTTGTTTGCGCTCAAGGTACTTCGTCGGCTCGTGATTATGGGATATGAGCGACCCCACGGCGACAAGACGGTTTCGGACTTTTGGACTTTGTCACAAAATCAGTTCGGCCAGCTGCTCAATTTCGTTAGCCACGACTCGACGGTCCCGGCCGGCTACCAAGATGTTGTTGGCAAGCACCTCCTCCAGTTCACCAAGCTACACATCGACATGGCGGAACAGCATGCCGCTAGCTTTGCGTTCCTTCCGGACTCGCTCTCCCTGGTACATGCGTACTGGGATCTCGTTGCCAAATTTGCTGAGGTCTTTGACCAGTCAGGGGGCATTCGGCAAGGACCAGCAGAGGCGGGCAcggccaagtccaaggttGAGGGTCCTGTCTTGGAGAGGCTGGCTCTCAAGGGTCTTCTCCTGCTCCGAGCATGCGTTAGAATCGCGTTCCAGCATGTTCAGACCTTCAAGTGGAGAAGCCAGGAAACCAAGGCCGAGCAGGAGCAGGCCAGTCTGCTTGTCAAGACGGAACTGCTCAAGCCCGATCTTGTGGTTCAGATTGTCAACTCCATTATTACACACCTGCTCATCTTCCGCAAGTCTGATCTGGAAGGCTGGGAAGAAGACCCTGAGGAATGGGAACAACAGGAACAGAGTGAAGGAAATGCCTATGAATGGGAGGTACGGCCGTGTGCCGAGAAGCTGTTCCTCGATCTCCTTACACACTACAAGGAGCTGCTAGTGCCCCCTCTGTTGTCATACTTCCAGAGTGCTCAGAATCCCCAGGCAGACATTGCTACAAAGGAGGCTGTGTACACAGCAATGGGCCTGGCAGCTGCTCACGTGCACCACGTCTTTGACTTTGATGCTGTACTAGCCTCAACTATCGTCAATGACGCTCAACAGCAGGGGCCGTTGTGCAAGGTGTTGCGACGGCGGATCGCAATTCTTGTGAGCCAGTGGGCTCCTGTCAAGCTGGATGATGCCAGTCGGCCTATAGTTTACCAGATCTACCGCCATTTCCTCAACCCCGACGATGAGATCAacgacctcgtcgtcagaATCACGGCGGCCCGGCAACTACGCTGGATCGCTGATGAACTTGACTTTTGCGTCGAGGCATTCTTGCCCTATACGTCTGATGTCCTGTCgcagctcatcaacctggTACAGAGTGTTGATGTGGATGAGACCAAGTTGGCAATCCTCGAGTCGATTCGAATATTGGTGACGCGAATGGAAGAGCAGGTGTCACAATTTGGAGACCAGCTCATGTCTGCCCTCCCTACGGTGTGGGAGAACTCTGGGGCTGAAGAATACATGATTAAGCAGGCCGTGACGTCCATTTTCGCAGCTCTTGTCATGAGTATGGGACCAAGCTCTCAGCGATATCAACATTTCATGGTTCCTCTGTTGTCTGAAGCAGCTCGCCGGGGATCAGATTTGCATCTTCACTTGATTGACGAGTCGCTTGAGCTGTGGAACAACATCCTCATGCAGAGCAACGCTCCTCTGGCTCCCGAGGTGGTTAACCTAGCCGAGCTGGCCCTCCCGCTTCTTGACTATGACAGCGAGACGGCCTCTTTGGCCCTCAGTGTGGTTGAGTCGTATATCCTCCTGTCTCCTGCATCCATGTTGGAGGACCGACTACGCCGTCCGACATTGAGCGCGCTCTCGGGTGTTTTGGATTCGAGAAGCCGAGAACAGGTCCGGCTTGGCACAATCTGCGTCGAGAACCTCATCAGAGCTGCGGTGGAACTTGGTGGCTCGACTGGAGTGTCGTATATCTTGCAGGACATGGTCGAGATTGGATtcatgaagaagctcctcgagaacctACACAATGCATGGGAAGCACACCAAACCACGGGACCGAATCGAAAGGTCAGCAAGCTCAGCACAGTTACCGAGAACGACTACTTTGCCATCCTGGGGCGACTCGCGCTGGCCGAGCCCACGCTCTTCACCCAGATGCTGACCAACATGGGTTCTCTGGACCAAGTCTGGGGCTGGCTCACCTCGGAGTGGTTCTCACACCTCTCGAGCATGGACAATATTGAGCGACAGAAGCTGTACCTGCTAGGGCTCACACGACTTCTAGAGCTGCCATCGCCGATGCAGGAACTTGTCCTGGGCAAGCTTCAGGACTACTTCGACATGTGGATCAATGTGATTTCAGAGCTACAGGACGGCGTGGCCAACGGTACCGATACGCTCATCTGGGGAGCACTGGAGCCGAGCGAATATGATACCCCCAAGATTATCGCGGAACGGAATACAACTGCCAAGGACCCAGTGCATACCGTTCACGCATTCGAGTTTGTAAAGATGCGACTGCAGGACCTGGTGAACCGGGTGGGCGGAGAGGCAGCGTTCCAAGAACAGTGGGCAGTCAATGTGGACAAGGACGTGATGGACAAGTTTCAGGCAATGGCGAGGGCGGTACagcaatga